Proteins encoded within one genomic window of Novosphingobium pentaromativorans US6-1:
- a CDS encoding ATP-dependent DNA helicase, with protein sequence MATEAIVALEQQRGFALSDEQKGAILALVSGNNAIQVIQGDAGTGKSTLFSFAAAITAQVGRAPLFLTSQASLVAEMRESGLDAHTLASVLVAHADRAGRMSPGERGRALFEDRLVIVEEASMVSTREAALLIELADKAGALKLAFVGDERQIDPVQAGRAFSLMQQHGVPTETLTENRRQLDPALREAVEHARKGDLGKTFDVLGERVIERADPAAAAAALYLSLSPHERDRTALLTSGHVLREAVLDHVRDGLLARGELGSQVLSIETLDRLNLTREELRNIRSWAEGMRLEVYRDQAGLNRGSYKIGIVSPEDNLVQLTSGGEEYWLDPRGLPPSGSGVSLAVPGRTEVREGDRLMFTTPDKDLGVVNGTRAVVTAIEGETLHLANGERQYALGPDDPAREHIGHAAVLNMHRAQGITVDRAIAVMSSGDRLLNSESLHYVLETRAREELTLVTDDKAALRDSIEGHRGSVPHAMDLAPELSDADGEAFDPKTGELLENPVRDAPSPAELFEKAMAREFPAPEKEREPQRENEVEREEPDIGDDFEMEM encoded by the coding sequence ATGGCAACAGAGGCGATTGTCGCACTGGAACAGCAGCGCGGTTTCGCGCTTAGTGACGAGCAGAAGGGCGCGATCCTGGCTCTGGTATCCGGTAATAATGCTATTCAGGTCATTCAGGGCGATGCAGGTACCGGCAAGTCGACCCTGTTCAGCTTTGCGGCCGCGATCACGGCACAAGTTGGTCGCGCGCCCTTGTTCCTTACGTCGCAGGCCTCGCTCGTCGCCGAAATGCGCGAAAGCGGCCTCGATGCGCATACGCTTGCCTCGGTGCTGGTCGCGCATGCCGACAGGGCGGGGCGCATGTCGCCAGGCGAGCGGGGAAGGGCGCTTTTTGAGGACCGCCTCGTCATCGTCGAGGAGGCGTCCATGGTCTCGACCCGCGAGGCAGCACTGTTGATCGAGCTGGCCGACAAGGCAGGCGCGCTGAAGCTTGCCTTTGTAGGGGACGAAAGGCAGATCGACCCGGTCCAGGCAGGACGCGCATTCAGCCTGATGCAACAGCACGGCGTGCCGACCGAGACCTTGACCGAAAATCGCCGTCAGCTCGATCCTGCGCTACGCGAAGCAGTAGAACATGCGCGGAAAGGGGATCTCGGCAAGACCTTCGATGTGCTGGGCGAGCGCGTTATCGAACGGGCAGACCCGGCTGCAGCGGCGGCCGCCTTGTACCTGTCCCTGTCGCCACATGAACGGGACCGGACGGCGTTGCTGACATCGGGGCATGTGCTGCGGGAAGCCGTGCTCGACCATGTCCGCGACGGCTTGCTAGCGCGCGGCGAACTCGGCTCGCAGGTGCTTTCCATCGAAACGCTGGACCGGCTGAACCTCACGCGGGAGGAATTGCGCAACATCCGCAGTTGGGCCGAAGGCATGAGGCTGGAGGTGTATCGGGATCAGGCGGGCCTCAATCGCGGTTCGTACAAGATCGGCATCGTCTCGCCTGAAGACAATCTTGTGCAGCTGACGTCGGGAGGCGAAGAATATTGGCTCGATCCGCGCGGGCTTCCTCCATCTGGCTCAGGTGTCAGCCTGGCTGTACCCGGGCGGACGGAGGTGAGGGAAGGGGACCGGCTGATGTTCACCACGCCCGACAAGGATCTCGGTGTCGTCAACGGGACGCGGGCAGTGGTGACTGCGATCGAAGGAGAGACGCTTCACCTGGCGAATGGCGAGCGGCAATATGCTCTTGGCCCGGACGATCCGGCGCGGGAGCACATTGGTCATGCGGCGGTGCTCAACATGCACCGTGCTCAGGGGATCACGGTCGATCGCGCTATCGCGGTGATGTCGAGCGGTGACCGGCTCCTCAACAGCGAAAGCCTCCACTATGTTCTGGAGACGCGGGCGCGAGAGGAGCTTACTCTTGTGACCGACGACAAGGCCGCGCTTCGAGACAGCATCGAGGGCCACCGCGGCAGTGTCCCGCACGCGATGGATCTCGCGCCCGAACTGAGTGACGCTGACGGGGAGGCGTTCGACCCTAAAACAGGCGAGTTGCTGGAGAACCCGGTCCGCGATGCGCCAAGCCCGGCCGAACTGTTCGAAAAGGCGATGGCGAGGGAATTTCCCGCTCCTGAAAAGGAACGTGAGCCCCAGCGGGAGAATGAGGTGGAACGCGAGGAGCCCGACATCGGCGACGACTTCGAGATGGAGATGTGA
- a CDS encoding type II toxin-antitoxin system RelE/ParE family toxin, with protein MEIESIRHKGLRRFFETGNAKGLVGDAGRLRKMLAFIDAAESFEELSVPPNFGLHELTGDRKGIWSMTVTRNWRMTFGLNDEGALIDMDLEDYHGA; from the coding sequence ATGGAAATAGAGAGCATCAGGCACAAGGGCCTGCGCCGCTTCTTCGAGACGGGTAACGCCAAAGGCCTGGTTGGAGATGCGGGGCGACTGCGCAAGATGCTCGCCTTCATCGACGCTGCGGAAAGCTTCGAGGAGCTGTCGGTGCCTCCGAACTTCGGATTGCATGAGCTGACAGGCGATCGGAAGGGGATCTGGTCGATGACGGTTACGAGAAACTGGCGGATGACCTTCGGTTTGAATGACGAAGGCGCGCTGATCGATATGGATCTGGAGGATTATCATGGCGCTTAA
- a CDS encoding HigA family addiction module antitoxin, giving the protein MALKMHPSLAVHVGDWLKTEIVEPAQVSVTALAEHFGVSRQALSTLLNGNSNLSADMAIRFEKAFGIKADTLLRMQTTYELAQARKHEQDIKVEKLATAA; this is encoded by the coding sequence ATGGCGCTTAAGATGCACCCGTCGCTCGCGGTCCACGTGGGGGACTGGCTGAAGACGGAAATCGTGGAGCCCGCGCAGGTCAGCGTGACGGCTTTGGCCGAGCATTTTGGTGTATCGAGGCAGGCATTGAGCACCTTGCTGAATGGCAATTCGAACCTGTCTGCCGATATGGCTATCCGGTTTGAGAAGGCCTTTGGCATCAAGGCCGACACGCTGTTGCGGATGCAGACGACCTATGAACTGGCCCAGGCTCGCAAGCACGAGCAGGATATAAAGGTCGAGAAACTCGCAACAGCTGCCTGA
- a CDS encoding alpha/beta hydrolase — MLALIAGLTGIWVVGSAMTGATNASVEPAPAPATEIRLTTSDQVEIAASYWKADDSTAPAILLLHGNGGNRRDMLDMATWLAGEGYSVLSIDMRGHGQSSPQSKSFGYLEARDAHAALAWLRQQHPASKLGAIGFSLGGAASVLGDRGPLDVDALVMMSVYPDIRTAIFNRIEAAVGTLPAVAIEPMLSYQSIPRYGVGPDKLSPLAAMNKVRVPVMVVGGELDAYTPPAEIEAMYRAAPPGSEWWILEGLGHDEVVRANDPAFRKKLETYLVRSLAR; from the coding sequence ATGCTGGCTTTGATTGCCGGACTTACCGGCATCTGGGTTGTTGGTTCGGCAATGACTGGCGCGACCAACGCGTCGGTTGAACCTGCCCCCGCGCCCGCCACCGAAATCCGGTTGACGACATCGGATCAGGTCGAGATCGCTGCGAGTTACTGGAAGGCTGACGATTCCACCGCCCCGGCCATTCTCTTGTTGCACGGCAACGGCGGCAATCGGCGAGATATGCTCGATATGGCAACGTGGTTGGCAGGCGAAGGCTATTCCGTGCTGTCCATCGATATGCGCGGACATGGCCAATCCAGTCCACAAAGCAAAAGTTTCGGCTATCTTGAAGCCCGTGATGCCCATGCCGCACTCGCGTGGCTCAGGCAGCAGCACCCCGCGAGCAAGCTGGGGGCAATCGGTTTCTCTCTGGGCGGTGCGGCCAGCGTTCTTGGCGACAGAGGCCCTCTCGACGTCGACGCTCTTGTGATGATGTCGGTCTACCCTGACATTCGCACGGCCATTTTCAATCGCATCGAAGCCGCCGTCGGGACCCTGCCGGCAGTGGCAATCGAACCGATGCTGAGCTATCAGTCCATTCCACGCTATGGAGTTGGACCGGATAAATTGTCTCCCCTCGCAGCCATGAACAAGGTTCGCGTTCCGGTCATGGTGGTTGGGGGAGAGCTCGACGCATACACTCCTCCCGCTGAGATTGAAGCCATGTACCGGGCAGCACCGCCAGGAAGCGAGTGGTGGATACTGGAGGGCTTGGGACACGATGAAGTGGTTCGCGCTAATGACCCTGCGTTTCGTAAGAAGCTCGAGACCTATCTTGTTCGCAGTCTAGCACGATGA